In one Candidatus Rokuibacteriota bacterium genomic region, the following are encoded:
- a CDS encoding branched-chain amino acid ABC transporter permease: MDLLNAVLVAPFADIVSNPRFFAEVLIGGVAAGLMYSLVALGFVLIFKASGVFNFAQGVMVLFAALNLVGLMDLGVPVPVALVLTMAIMVALAFAIERVVLRPLVNQEHIILFMATIGLNFFLEGFGEMLWGANVKKLDVGIPDRSFLVSGIQINQLELSAAVTAGVLVAVLAVFFQRTRIGRALRAVADDHEAALSLGIPLKTIWVVVWAVAGLVAIVAGIMWGAKSGVQFSLSLIALKALPVLILGGFTSVPGAIVGGLIIGVGEKIGEVYWGPLVGGAIENWFAYVVALAFLVFRPQGLFGERIIERV; the protein is encoded by the coding sequence ATGGACCTCCTGAACGCGGTCCTGGTCGCTCCCTTCGCGGACATCGTTTCGAATCCCCGGTTCTTCGCCGAGGTGCTGATCGGCGGAGTGGCCGCGGGGCTCATGTACTCGCTGGTGGCGCTGGGCTTCGTGCTCATCTTCAAGGCCTCGGGGGTGTTCAACTTCGCCCAGGGTGTCATGGTGCTGTTCGCCGCCCTCAACCTCGTGGGCCTCATGGATCTCGGGGTCCCGGTGCCCGTCGCGCTGGTCCTCACCATGGCGATCATGGTGGCGCTGGCCTTCGCCATCGAGCGCGTCGTGCTCCGCCCGCTGGTCAACCAGGAGCACATCATCCTGTTCATGGCCACCATCGGGCTCAACTTCTTCCTGGAAGGCTTCGGCGAGATGCTCTGGGGGGCCAACGTCAAGAAGCTCGACGTGGGCATCCCCGACCGCTCCTTCCTGGTCTCGGGGATCCAGATCAACCAGCTGGAGCTGTCCGCGGCGGTGACGGCGGGTGTCCTGGTGGCCGTGCTCGCGGTGTTCTTCCAGCGCACGCGGATCGGCCGGGCGCTCAGGGCCGTCGCCGACGACCACGAGGCGGCGCTGTCCCTCGGCATCCCGCTGAAGACCATCTGGGTGGTGGTCTGGGCGGTGGCGGGGCTCGTGGCCATCGTGGCCGGGATCATGTGGGGCGCCAAGAGCGGCGTCCAGTTCAGCCTGTCGCTGATCGCGCTGAAGGCGCTGCCGGTGCTGATCCTGGGCGGCTTCACCTCGGTGCCCGGGGCCATCGTCGGCGGGCTCATCATCGGGGTGGGGGAGAAGATCGGGGAGGTGTACTGGGGCCCGCTGGTGGGCGGCGCCATCGAGAACTGGTTCGCGTACGTGGTGGCGCTGGCCTTCCTCGTGTTCCGGCCCCAGGGGCTCTTCGGCGAAAGGATCATCGAGCGCGTATGA
- a CDS encoding tripartite tricarboxylate transporter permease has translation MDVLSNLAMGFSIALTPFNLLMATAGVIVGTLIGALPGVGPVSGVALLLPLTFGMDPTSGIIMLAALYAGSMYGGTITSVLINTPGESASVVTCLDGYQMALQGRAGPALGVAALGSFIAGTFGVILLMLTSPALARWALSFGPPETFALMLLGLTTVTGLTGENALKGYMSMLFGLMLSMVGFDIISGDARYAFGIPEMMDGVDFLPVAIGLFGLGEVLVGAEEAAELHILQGRYGLRDVMLSAGDWVRSRWAIVRGTVLGFFIGVLPGAGPTIATFLAYALEKKVSRHPAEFGKGAIEGVAAPEAANNAASAGAMVPMLTLGIPGSATTAIMLGGLMMWGLRPGPLLFEKNPQFVWGLIASQYIANVMLLILNVAFIPMFVRALRIPYSILMPLIIIFCITGAYAQKNAVWDVGQMLVFGVLGYAMKKLGYSPAALTLALVLGPLAERALRQSLIISDAGLGIFFLRPISAVLTVAALAAVAVPVARALRAAASRIRRVPVPAPED, from the coding sequence ATGGACGTCCTGAGCAATCTCGCGATGGGCTTCTCCATCGCGCTCACGCCGTTCAACCTCCTCATGGCGACCGCCGGGGTCATCGTGGGTACGCTCATCGGGGCCCTGCCCGGGGTGGGCCCGGTGTCGGGGGTCGCGCTCCTGCTGCCGTTGACCTTTGGCATGGACCCTACCTCCGGGATCATCATGCTGGCCGCGCTCTACGCGGGCTCCATGTATGGCGGCACCATCACCTCGGTGCTCATCAACACGCCGGGGGAGTCGGCCTCGGTGGTGACCTGTCTCGACGGCTACCAGATGGCGCTGCAGGGGCGCGCGGGCCCGGCCCTGGGCGTGGCCGCCCTGGGCTCGTTCATCGCCGGCACCTTCGGCGTGATCCTCCTCATGCTGACGTCGCCGGCGCTGGCGCGCTGGGCGCTGTCCTTCGGCCCGCCCGAGACCTTCGCGCTCATGCTCCTGGGCCTCACCACGGTGACGGGGCTCACGGGCGAGAACGCGCTCAAGGGCTACATGAGCATGCTGTTCGGGCTCATGCTCTCGATGGTGGGCTTCGACATCATCTCGGGGGACGCGCGCTACGCCTTCGGCATCCCCGAGATGATGGACGGGGTGGACTTCCTGCCGGTGGCCATCGGGCTGTTCGGGCTGGGCGAGGTGCTGGTGGGGGCGGAAGAGGCGGCCGAGCTGCACATCCTCCAGGGGCGCTATGGCCTCCGGGACGTCATGCTGTCGGCCGGCGACTGGGTGCGCAGCCGCTGGGCCATCGTCCGCGGCACGGTGCTGGGCTTCTTCATCGGCGTGCTGCCCGGGGCGGGGCCCACCATCGCCACCTTCCTGGCCTACGCCCTGGAGAAGAAGGTGTCGCGGCACCCCGCGGAGTTCGGCAAGGGCGCCATCGAGGGGGTGGCCGCCCCCGAGGCCGCCAACAACGCCGCCTCGGCCGGCGCGATGGTGCCCATGCTCACGCTGGGCATCCCGGGATCGGCCACGACGGCCATCATGCTGGGCGGGCTCATGATGTGGGGGCTCCGTCCGGGGCCGCTCCTGTTCGAGAAGAACCCCCAGTTCGTGTGGGGGCTCATCGCCTCGCAGTACATCGCCAACGTCATGCTGCTGATCCTGAACGTGGCCTTCATTCCCATGTTCGTCCGGGCTCTCCGCATCCCGTACAGCATCCTCATGCCGCTGATCATCATCTTCTGCATCACGGGCGCGTACGCACAGAAGAACGCCGTGTGGGACGTGGGCCAGATGCTCGTCTTCGGCGTGCTGGGCTACGCCATGAAGAAGCTCGGGTACTCGCCCGCCGCCCTCACCCTGGCGCTGGTCCTGGGGCCCCTGGCCGAGCGGGCCCTGCGGCAATCGCTCATCATCTCGGATGCAGGGCTCGGCATCTTCTTCCTCCGGCCCATCTCGGCCGTGCTCACGGTGGCGGCGCTGGCGGCGGTGGCGGTGCCCGTGGCGCGGGCCCTCCGGGCGGCGGCCTCCCGGATCCGCCGGGTGCCCGTGCCGGCGCCCGAGGACTGA
- a CDS encoding AMP-binding protein produces MDVTTRHAGPVATRPVDALEPGLDTFPKLVERNSRQFPRKVAIREKDYGIWQSYTWRDYFEQSRLIALGLAALGFARGDKVAIVGDNRPQLYWAMLSAQALGGVPVPLYQDSIEKEMQYIVDHAEARFAVVEDQEQVDKLLHVREQCPRLQHIVYDDPRGMRHYTDPCLLSLAAVEDLGRKFAQAHPTYYDEEVARGSADDLAIIAYTSGTTGQPKGTMLSHGNLIVTARNAAEREGLRADDEVMAYLPMAWVGDNIFSYAQSIVAGFATNCPESAATVLHDLREIGPTYFFAPPRIWENILTTVMIRVDDAWALKRRMVHAFLDVARRVEQRRLAHQPVPLGARLLYQAGQLLVYGPLRDNLGMGRIRLAYTAGEAISPELLGFFRSLGVNVKQAYGMTESSALVSIQKDGDIKLDTVGTPLPGVEVRIGETGEVLYRSPGVFLGYYKNPEATRETLEEGWMHSGDAGFIDRDGHLKIIDRAKDVGRLQDGTLFAPKYLENKLKFSAYLKEAVCIGHDRPFVTALVNIDLGAVGAWAERRNIAYTSYTDLSQKPEVYDLVHQEVLRVNRSLSEDAELRGAQIRRFLLLHKELDADDQEITRTRKVRRGFIAQKYAPLIDALYSDRGHVQVEALVTYEDGRTGTIRADVRICDAEAAVVGAAR; encoded by the coding sequence ATGGACGTCACCACCCGCCACGCTGGACCGGTCGCCACCCGTCCCGTCGACGCGCTGGAGCCCGGCCTGGACACCTTCCCCAAGCTCGTGGAGCGCAACTCCCGGCAGTTCCCGCGCAAGGTCGCCATCCGCGAGAAGGACTACGGCATCTGGCAGTCCTACACCTGGCGCGACTACTTCGAGCAGTCCCGGCTCATCGCCCTGGGGCTCGCCGCCCTTGGCTTCGCCCGCGGCGACAAGGTGGCCATCGTGGGGGACAACCGCCCCCAGCTCTACTGGGCGATGCTGTCGGCCCAGGCCCTGGGGGGCGTGCCGGTGCCGCTCTACCAGGACTCCATCGAGAAGGAGATGCAGTACATCGTCGACCACGCCGAAGCGCGCTTCGCCGTGGTCGAGGACCAGGAGCAGGTGGACAAGCTCCTGCACGTCCGGGAGCAGTGCCCTCGGCTCCAGCACATCGTCTACGACGATCCGCGCGGGATGCGGCATTACACGGATCCGTGCCTGCTGAGCCTTGCCGCTGTCGAGGACCTCGGACGGAAGTTCGCCCAGGCCCACCCCACGTACTACGACGAGGAGGTGGCCCGGGGCTCAGCCGACGACCTCGCCATCATCGCCTACACCTCGGGCACCACCGGCCAGCCCAAGGGGACCATGCTCTCCCACGGGAACCTGATCGTGACGGCCCGGAACGCCGCCGAGCGCGAGGGCCTACGCGCGGACGACGAGGTCATGGCCTATCTCCCCATGGCCTGGGTCGGGGACAACATCTTCTCCTACGCCCAGTCGATCGTGGCCGGCTTCGCCACGAACTGCCCGGAGAGCGCGGCCACCGTGCTCCACGACCTGCGGGAGATCGGGCCGACCTACTTCTTCGCCCCGCCGCGGATCTGGGAGAACATCCTCACGACGGTCATGATCCGCGTCGACGACGCCTGGGCCCTCAAGCGGCGGATGGTGCATGCCTTCCTCGACGTGGCCCGTCGGGTGGAGCAGCGGCGGCTGGCGCATCAGCCCGTGCCGCTCGGGGCCCGGCTGCTCTACCAGGCCGGGCAGCTGCTCGTCTACGGCCCGCTGCGGGACAACCTGGGCATGGGACGGATCCGCCTGGCGTACACGGCGGGCGAGGCCATCAGCCCCGAGCTGCTGGGCTTCTTCCGCTCCCTCGGGGTCAACGTGAAGCAGGCCTATGGCATGACCGAGTCCAGCGCGCTGGTCTCCATCCAGAAGGACGGCGACATCAAGCTGGACACGGTGGGCACGCCGCTGCCCGGGGTCGAGGTGCGGATCGGCGAGACCGGCGAGGTGCTGTACCGGAGCCCCGGCGTCTTCCTGGGCTACTACAAGAACCCCGAGGCCACCCGCGAAACGCTGGAAGAGGGCTGGATGCACTCCGGGGACGCGGGCTTCATCGACCGCGACGGCCACCTCAAGATCATCGACCGCGCCAAGGACGTGGGGCGGCTCCAGGACGGCACGCTCTTTGCCCCCAAGTACCTCGAGAACAAGCTCAAGTTTTCCGCCTACCTCAAGGAGGCGGTGTGCATCGGCCACGACCGGCCCTTCGTGACGGCACTGGTCAACATCGACCTCGGCGCGGTGGGCGCCTGGGCGGAGCGGCGCAACATCGCTTACACGAGCTACACCGATCTCTCCCAGAAGCCCGAGGTGTACGACCTGGTCCACCAGGAGGTCCTCCGGGTGAACCGGAGCCTGTCGGAGGACGCCGAGCTTCGGGGCGCGCAGATCCGCCGCTTCCTGCTCCTGCACAAGGAGCTCGACGCCGACGACCAGGAGATCACGCGGACCCGCAAGGTGCGCCGCGGGTTCATCGCGCAGAAGTACGCGCCCCTGATCGACGCCCTCTACTCGGACCGCGGGCACGTCCAGGTCGAGGCCCTGGTGACCTACGAAGATGGGCGGACCGGCACGATCCGTGCGGATGTCCGCATCTGCGATGCCGAGGCGGCGGTCGTGGGGGCGGCCCGGTGA
- a CDS encoding ABC transporter ATP-binding protein, whose amino-acid sequence MTAAPAARPLLEVDGISVAFGAVQALQRVSIEVGRGEIVAVIGPNGAGKTSLINVVSGFYHPYEGHIRFDGQDRTNFKPYDVAALGIARTFQNVALFKGMTVLDNIMTGRLLKMRGSFVLEALYWGSARRQELAHRAFVEKIIDFLEIQAIRKTLAARLPYGLQKRVELARALAAEPVLLLLDEPMAGMNIEEKEDMCRFILDVHDEFGTTIALVEHDMSVVMDISDRVVVLDYGRKIAEGTPDEVRKDPAVIDAYLGVPHE is encoded by the coding sequence GTGACAGCCGCGCCCGCGGCGCGCCCGCTGCTGGAGGTGGACGGGATCAGCGTGGCCTTCGGCGCCGTCCAGGCGCTGCAGCGCGTGAGCATCGAGGTCGGGCGGGGCGAGATCGTGGCGGTCATCGGGCCCAACGGCGCCGGCAAGACGTCGCTGATCAACGTCGTCAGCGGCTTCTACCATCCCTACGAGGGGCACATCCGCTTCGACGGCCAGGACCGGACCAACTTCAAGCCCTATGACGTGGCCGCCCTCGGGATCGCGCGCACCTTCCAGAACGTGGCCCTCTTCAAGGGCATGACGGTGCTGGACAACATCATGACGGGCCGGCTGCTCAAGATGCGCGGGTCCTTCGTCCTGGAGGCCCTCTACTGGGGGTCCGCGAGGCGCCAGGAGCTGGCGCACCGGGCCTTCGTGGAGAAGATCATCGACTTCCTGGAGATCCAGGCGATCCGCAAGACGCTCGCCGCGCGCCTGCCCTACGGTCTCCAGAAGCGGGTGGAGCTGGCCCGGGCGCTGGCCGCCGAGCCCGTCCTCCTGCTGCTCGACGAGCCCATGGCAGGGATGAACATCGAGGAGAAGGAGGACATGTGCCGCTTCATCCTCGACGTCCACGACGAGTTCGGGACGACGATCGCGCTCGTCGAGCACGACATGAGCGTGGTGATGGACATCTCCGACCGCGTGGTGGTGCTGGACTACGGGCGCAAGATCGCCGAGGGCACGCCGGACGAGGTCCGCAAGGACCCGGCGGTGATCGACGCCTACCTGGGCGTGCCCCATGAGTGA